A window of Cryptomeria japonica chromosome 3, Sugi_1.0, whole genome shotgun sequence contains these coding sequences:
- the LOC131874312 gene encoding uncharacterized protein LOC131874312, with translation MDVCCMLLERLWQFDHHVVHDGYENTYSLRNDGFQHKLKPLKETEEKVCSNARIYLFDGRKFLEGMKHDHIRFSSIPKVDKEEVEDVSIEVVDMLDEFQDIVSDNVSDGLPPMRKIIYQMDLIPRANFLNKVAHIMTLVENEELNMQVQELLQKGLIQESLSPYAVHVVLAPKKNAE, from the coding sequence atggatgtttgttgtatgttgttagAGAGACTATGGCAGTTTGATCATCATGTAGTACATGATGGGTATGAAAATACCTATTCTTTGAGAAATGATGGATTTCAACACAAGTTGAAGCCATTGAAGGAGACAGAGGAAAAGGTATGCAGTAATGCAAGAATATATTTATTTGATGGAAGAAAGTTTTTAGAAGGCATGAAGCATGACCATATACGTTTTTCTTCTATTCCAAAAGTTGATAAAGAGGAAGTAGAAGATGTATCTATAGAAGTTGTAGATATGTTGGATGAGTTTCAGGATATTGTATCTGATAATGTATCTGATGGATTACCACCAATGAGAAAGATTATTTATCAGATGGACCTAATTCCTAGAGCCAATTTTCTAAATAAGGTAGCCCATATAATGACTCtagtagagaatgaagagttgaacatgcaagtgcaagagttgttacAAAAAGGGTTGATTCAAGAGAGTTTGAGTCCATATGCAGTACATGTAgtattagcaccaaagaaaaatgCAGAATAG